The following coding sequences lie in one Niabella agricola genomic window:
- the tatC gene encoding twin-arginine translocase subunit TatC yields the protein MALLDFLKKRSGGEDEMSFIDHLEVLRWHLIRSVIAVVICAIAVFMFSNFFVDDIIFGPTRPDFISVKWLCSMGQKMGIDGLCLKVEPKFQETTMTGQFIASFTVAFVGGFILAFPYIFWEIWRFVKPALSDKERKGTSGIIFWVSVLFFLGVAFGYFILTPLMVSFYFNYKLSEQIQIIPTFSDYLENVIYTTVGIGVLFQLPLLVLLLAKSGILTGTVLKKYRRHAFVVILIAAAIITPTTDPFSLAVVTAPLYILFEVSVALASKIERKNKLENPEEWS from the coding sequence ATGGCTTTACTGGATTTTTTAAAGAAAAGGAGTGGTGGCGAGGATGAGATGTCCTTTATAGACCACCTGGAAGTTTTAAGGTGGCATCTGATACGCAGCGTGATCGCGGTGGTAATTTGCGCCATTGCGGTTTTTATGTTTTCCAATTTTTTTGTGGATGACATTATTTTCGGACCCACAAGGCCGGATTTTATTTCTGTAAAGTGGCTTTGTTCGATGGGACAGAAAATGGGCATTGACGGGCTTTGCCTTAAGGTTGAACCCAAGTTTCAGGAAACCACCATGACGGGGCAGTTCATTGCTTCCTTTACGGTGGCCTTTGTAGGTGGATTTATACTGGCCTTTCCATATATTTTCTGGGAGATCTGGCGCTTTGTAAAGCCGGCTTTGTCAGATAAAGAGCGGAAAGGCACTTCCGGGATCATATTCTGGGTGTCCGTATTGTTTTTTTTGGGCGTGGCGTTCGGCTATTTTATTCTTACCCCCCTGATGGTAAGTTTTTATTTCAACTATAAGCTCAGCGAGCAAATCCAGATCATTCCTACATTTTCAGACTACCTGGAGAATGTGATCTATACAACCGTGGGAATCGGCGTGTTGTTCCAGCTGCCGCTATTGGTATTACTGCTGGCCAAGTCAGGAATTCTTACAGGCACGGTGTTGAAAAAATACCGCAGGCATGCGTTTGTGGTGATCCTGATTGCCGCAGCCATCATTACACCCACAACGGATCCGTTTAGTCTGGCCGTGGTAACAGCTCCTTTGTACATTCTTTTTGAGGTGAGCGTGGCGCTGGCATCAAAGATCGAGC